gtcgccgccggccCGCGACCGCATGAGGCAGCCGAGCAGGTCGTCGCCGGGCTCGCCCCGCTCCCTCCTCTCGTGCAGGATGTCGCTCAGCACGCCGTTCAGCCGCCGCCTCGCCTGCATGCGCTTTTCGTCACATGGCATTCGTGTATATTGTTGTGCTGCTGATATTAAAGACGTATACACCACGACGACGAACGTGACGAAGGCGCACGGTTTTCGTCGGTTGCTTACCTGGATCGCCTTGTAGTATAGCGTCCCGGGGAAGCTGTTGGGGAAGGAGTTGTAGCCTTTCTCCACGACGGCGTAGTTCCGCCGGAGCTCCTCCTTCCGCCGCTCGTCCAGCCGCCCGCCGAAGATCGTCACGATGCCGACGTCGAACGAGAGCTGACGAAAACAACATATGCACTGATTAATATCCAACACTAGCGCTGTTCTGGACAGCAACTACACGCGCAGCTGAGCGAGTTAGCTGCTATAGCTTACCCTCTTCATGGCGTGGAAGGTGCTGGCGACGTCGCCGTCCGCCCAGGCCGCGAGGGTTGCCCGCACGGCGGCCTCGATGTCCGGCACGAGCTTGCGCAGGGCCTCGGGGCCGAGCGGGCCCTGGACGAGCCTGCGGAGACGGAGGTGGTAGTCGCCCTGGTGGAAGAAGAGCGCCGACGGGCCGATGAGGCGCTCCTTGCTCCGCGGGTACGTCGGCTTGAACAGGTTTGCCCGCGACACCAGCACGAACCGCGCCGCCTCCGGGCTCGCCAGCATCACGCACGGGCAGCCGAGGAGGTGCGTCTTGAAGATCTCGCCGTACCGCTTCTGCTTGGAGGAGAGGAAGACGCTGGGGTCCTGGGAGTAGAGCTGGAGGGTCTCGCCGATGTAAGGCAGGCCCATGGAGCCAGGGGGCAGCTTGAGGGCGGCTTGCTCATGGCGGCCATGAGCGCAGCCCTGGCGTTGCCGCCGGATTACGTGGTGGGCGTAGGACACGATGGCCGCAGAAATGAGGatgcacaggaggaggaggaagaaggccatCCAAATGATCCTTGAGAAGGATCACTTAGACCAGCGAGGTGCTCTGAGCTTGCTGTGTGCTAGCTTGTGTCTATAAATCTGCGCTGCTGGCAGAGGAGAGCTGTGAGGTCGAGGAGAGTGAGGAGAAAAATCTTCGGTGGATCTTTCGAATGGTGGAGGGCGTGGGAAGGCCTCGCCGCGGTATTTATAGATGGGGCCGGAAAGCGAGAGGCCAATTTGGAGGCTCTTGGGCTGCTGGGCTGGCAAGCCTAGGTGTGAAACGTCAAAGTGAAGAGGACAATTTTTCTTCTTACATTGTTGCATTTTTCAGAGCTTCATATGGTGAAACCCAAAGTCAAGTTGCATTACAAGTTCAGCACCGGCGAAAGAAAAACAGGCTGCTTTCGCTGATGCTTGCAGAGCTAGTATTTGCCCAAACCAAGGGTAAGCTTTAAGAGCTcacactttatttatttatttatttattgaagaaGAAAGAGATCACACTTTTTTATGGCAAACATGACTAATCAAGTAATCAGAGAACTACCACTATCAAAATGTGGGCATGAGACACGCACGCACATAGTTGGCAGCTAACATTTGACTCATCACTTTAGGACTCCTTGGATTTAAAAAGATTTGATAGGTTCTAAATCTTGCAAATGATATGTACTACGGTGATTAAGCATGCGTCGGGAGTAGAAATTTCGCATGTGATTTATTGTCGATGGTGTTTGTTTCGATCTTGCATTTCTGCAAACACATTTGCACAAGGTTTTCTCATTATGGAATAGCAGGAATTTTTTTCCATTGCATAAAAAAAGCTGGAAACTGCAatgcaatgagagagagagagagagggagagagagagagagagagatgttatCCATTGTGCGCCTATTTTGCATGGTGTGTACTGTGACAATCGAATGTGTTTGATACTCTGGTGGATTACGATAATCTTGTTTTCTAACTTCATTTTGCCTATTTTAATGTTTGTTTGCTTGAAAAAAGCTTTTATGGCTAATTTTCTACAACAGTTCATAAAATAAGCGCATCACAACATAGTTCAATCACCGCAAACTAGGCCTCCAAGTCGTCTAGATAAAAGTAGTTTGGGAACAATGAATACAAGTTATGTAAAGTAAAATGCCAAACGGTTCAAGTAAGTGTACACGTGCAGTGACATAGAAAATGAGAAATGCACCAACACATGTAAAGTGTCACATGTAAATAAAATTTAGCCTTGCTAATCACATGTAAATAAACTTTAGCCTCGCTAAAAGTGTTTCTCTCTCATAAACCACCCGAAAGGAAGATATATTTAGCACTAAGCGTATGATATGGACATGGATCATAATCGAAGGTGTAATTAGTTCTGGTACTGATTAGATCACAAGTATGAGATTAAGAGATAATTTTACGAAACTTCAATCATGAACCGTTCCTTAAAGTATTTTGGATAGATCAAATCAAAGTTCCCTACCAGCTTGTTTTACAAAAGAGCTAATTCCATTGTTTACCCTCAATTTTGAGCTTTGTGACAGATTTTACCCCATTTTGGCAGAATTCTCAATTTATACCCCATTTAGCCAAAATTGTGNNNNNNNNNNNNNNNNNNNNNNNNNNNNNNNNNNNNNNNNNNNNNNNNNNNNNNNNNNNNNNNNNNNNNNNNNNNNNNNNNNNNNNNNNNNNNNNNNNNNNNNNNNNNNNNNNNNNNNNNNTGGTGTGTGGTTTTTGTTTTTGTGAGAAACGGTCAAATATTGGTGAAATGAAGCAGAGATATTTGCTAAGTTGGAGTAATAAAACATCATGCGATTTGTCCTCGCAAGAGTTCCGGAGCAAATACCCCCTGTTGCAAGATTTATGAAGTCTCATTGGTGAATAGCCAAATATGGTTCCTCCAAAAAAAGGGAATAGGCAAATAATGCGCACTGTAATGCAAAGTTGTAGCACCTTGTACTTCCAGTACTCCGGTTTACAATGCATGCGCTTACTCCTAAATCATCAATTTGACCAATGAAATACGAGTTATATGACATAAAAGGTAATACATATTTGAAACAAGTTTGTGAATGTATGCTTTTTGTGATTTATAAATCTTATTATGTTGATCAAATTGAGGATCCAGAGATACTAACATGCGCGAGAAAAGAATAAGACAGTATACTGCATTGAACACATAGCTCGAGAGTAGAAGTAGCACGTGTGTATGTATGTAATCAAATAGTCATGAAGCtccgtttttattttattttttggatcGGATCATGAAGCTCTTTCGCTGGAGAATTATAAGGTTCAAAATAGACGGCGGCCATGATGGGGCAGCGTGTGGCCCTGGCCCTTGCCGTACGCACGGCCTCGCTGCCGCCCGGGCCCCCCGGGCGGCAGCCAGCTGGGTGCAACAGTCGCACAACTGCACATTCACCCGGCGTCCCAGTAGCAGTACGAGGCCTTCTTCTCTGCTCTACAGGACCCCCCACGTCAGACACAGTCCGTCGTGGGCTCGTACCCATCATATCTACGGGAGATCGGGCGTGCCAGGTGTTGTCTTCCCCGGCCGAGAGGGCGGGCCCTTCCCAGGGATCTGGTTCCCGTCGCCGTCGCGGCCAGCTCGGACGGCCGGGGTCACACGCGTCGCCAGGCGGCTTCGAGACAGCTCTGGGCCGCGGCACTGCACGCTTGCCTCCGGGCGCGGCCGTCGACCCGCCGCCGGCAATTCGCAGACGCCAACAGCTTGCGCGCGCCTCGTAGAACACGACTAGCTAGCCATAGCAGCATGCAGCCGCCGCTCGCCCTGAGAAGCATTCAGCCGGGCGCCCCAAACCGGCCGCAAATAGCCGGCCGGGTGTCTTAAACGGGTTCAAATGACCGCCCGTGTTCACGGGCACGCCTCATATTTGTCATTTTACATGTGCGTATCTCGTATCCGACGCATTATATCCATACTACACATATAACATTGATTTACTTTACGTGATCAAACAACGGACAACACAAATCTGCTGCAAAAGAACACAAGATCGACTGCAAACGGACATTAAGAAACTTCGCCACATCCAAAAGATCATCTTACTTCGTCACCATACAAGTTCTTAAACTTCTacaactaagagcatctccaatagaggcGCTAAAAGTAGCCCGCGCTGAAAAAATCGCTAATTTATCACGCGGAGCATCTCCAGCAGACACTGCAAAAGCCAACACGCTGTAAAATCCATCCGGCGCGCTGGGAATTTCTGCATCACACGCGGGATATTTGCTGCGCGGCGTACAGCGCGCTGGACAATGACGCGCGAAGACCAGCTGCTCCGCTCCGCTTCGCTCCCTCTGCTCGTTCCGCCATTTCCTGcagctcgccgtcgccggccgccgccactcCTCTGCGTGCTCGTCATCTGCTCTTCCCGGCATGGGGCGGAGTCACCACTACCCTGCTCGCCGGCTGGAGCTTGCCGCCTCGAGTTCGCCGGCCGGGAGCGCGTGCCGGCCGGGAGCCGCCGTTGCCCTTCTGCTCGCAGCCTCCCTGCAGCTCGCCGCCTCGAGCTCTGTGGCCGAAGGCTAGCGTTGCATGCGGAGCTTGCGGTTTCCGATCGATTGCAAGCCAGCTGATAGGGAAGCCAAGCTAGCTAGCTCGTGTTTGTGCATCAAGCTAGCTCGCGTGCGGTGGCCGGCGATTTCAACAATCCAACAATTGGGGACCTAATTGCGTTTTTGTTTTGGTCAGATGGATTTATCTGTAAATGTTAGGAACCTGTTTGTTGTAGATATATTTGTGACGCTTTATATTTTTAGTGCGTCTGCTGGACCGCTGCGCGTCGTCCGCTACGCGCTATATTTTTGTGCGTCTGCTGGACTGTAATGGCCACGGCGCACTAAAATTACTAAAATGGCACTATAAAATTATTTTAGCGCGTCGTTTTTTTGGGCGTCTGTTGGAGATTCTCTAAAAACAATATAAACATTGAGGAGGGCGggcaggagggggggggggttcacCAATTCCTCGCCGGGCCTTTGCCCTTCCGATCGCCGATGCAGCTGTAGTCGTCTGTGGCTGGTGGAGGGTCTTGGTTGTCCGAGGAGGAGGTGCAGCTGTCGCCATCGTCGGAGTCGGAGCCTGAGAGGACGATGAACCCCTTCATCCGACGGACCGCCCTGTCCTGCTCCCGCTTCAACTTGGCGACCGAGCCGCCTTCATCGCTGCCTCCTTTGCCTCTCGCTACGACAGCTCAATAGCAAGCCAGCGTGCCTTGGCGTTCTTCTATCGAGGCGGCGAGCGTCTGTCACCCTCGTCGTGAGGGACCGACGGTGGACCCATGCAAGGAGCCGCACGTCCCCATTAGGGTCCGCCTCCATCCCGTGGCGGCGGCGCAGACTACTCTGCCGCGTCCATCTCCTGTGCACGCTGCCTCTCGCGGCACACGCCCCCGATTTCGGAGTGCATGTGCGGCCCGGCAGCGCAGACACTAGCATCCACCGCTTCCCGCGTGGAGGAGCAGCCGGCCGAGGAAGGAAATGGCGCGGGGGCGGTGCATACTGCGCTGTCCTGGCGTCTCTGTGCGCGGGAGCTGCGGCGCTCTAGATCCAGAGCTGTCGCCGGTCTCCACCTTGGACCGCTTCAACGCAATGCGGACGGCCATCACCTCCTCGTAGTCGAGCTCGGAGCCGGAGTCGCTGCCGGAGCTGGACATCGTAGTGGATGGGATTGGAATTGAAGAGGGAGAAGAGAGGACaaagcgagagagagggagagagagttagAGTTAGAGTTTGGAGCGAGGCCCCTGGATTGGGGTTTTGTGGGACAATAGTGGGGTTGGTGATGGGCCGTGCCTGTCAGGCAGACGAGCCCAAATCCCTCCTATATTTGGACTGGATATGAGGAGTgtcggtcagcccgggcgtttgccCGTGGTTTAAGAGGTCCGGTCGGGTCGAATTTTTTTTCTGGTCAGTGACCGGACGGCCTACCCAGAAGTTTGAGACGAGTATGagaagtccggctgtagatgctctcatATCCAGCTCAAATATAGGACGGATATGAGGTTGTCCGGACGCGCCCGGGCGTGTCCGACACGCCAGCCCAGCTCGCCCCGACCCCTCTCCGTCCTCACAAATATCCACAATTCAAAAACCCTACCTCACTCCACGCTCGCTCTGTCTCTTTTTCACCCCTCTGATTTCTTTGATTCCGTTCAGTCCGACGATTTCGGCGACCATGTCGAGTGCCGACAGCTGCTCCGACTCTGAATTcgacatcgacgaggagctggctctCCGCATTGCCCTCGAGAGGTACAAGGTGGACACGGGGCAGTTCTGGATCGGCCACCTCGCCTCTCCCCCGACGGCTACAGTTGCACCAGCGACTGAAAGGGGAAAGGGCCATCGAGGAAGTGGGGATGATCCGCTTTCTTTAATTTAATTTCAAGTATTTAGGTGTAGTTTAAAGTTGTCCGCCGTTTATATGAACTTTGGCAGTATTTTGAACATCCGGTGGTGATCTTTTGATGAACGTGTTGTGCTTGCCTATGTCCATTTCTATATCCGTTTGATGATATACATAGTTTAATCGGCGTTGCATGGTTTAGTATGGATATAGGATATCAGATATAAGATACACATATATGGATGACGCGATTTAAGAAGTGACTGGTCAGCGCCGGGCATTTGAGTGCCTTATTGTACATGCTTTGACAGTGGACGCGTTGTGCAAGTTGGCTAAAGACCGCACGCTCGTGCATGACATTCCTTCTCGGGATATCCCCGGTCCGGTTCGTGGTATACTGCGGCAGTGCATCCTCAAAGATTGTTTGCCCCCTTCTCCATTTTTTGTCGGTCGAAAGGCGCTTGCTCGCGCTATCGAATGCGGGATGTGGCTGCGCTGGCGAGGGCTCCCGGTTATCTGCCAGATCTGCTTACTCGCGGACAGTCCAAGGAGGGAGGCGTGGTCGTGCGTGGACCAGCTCAACAGCACTTTGGAACGTAAAGACAGAGGACACACGTCTGCAACGGGAGCGTACCTTCGCCAAAAGCAGGTCAATCGAAGTGCGGACAATGTGCGGCGTCATGGCGGTGTGTTTTTGTTCAGAGGCCGTTGCCAGTTTTTCCTTTCTATACTCATCCGTTAAGTTCTTTTTACAGGTTCcataatatgaactacatacaatgcaaaatgagtgaatttacactctaaaatacgtctataaacATCATGTATGTAGTTCGTATTGAAATCTCTTAAAAAGGCTTATACTTAAAAAACGAAGGAAGTAGTTTGGATTGCTTACCGCATGTGTCACGTGGTCGGAGGCCATTGCAAGCTGACTTGCAGTTTGGTTATATATGCTTTGTGTTTTGCTTTAGCTAGGAAGTTGATTGGTTTTTAAATATTGGCAAGTCAATTTTCCGACCGTTAATTCTTTAGTCAAGATTTGTGCTGTTTTCTTTATTTCCCGACCCTTATGTTGATTTTTGACTTGACCATGTTTAAGGTAAGTCAATTTTTTCTTAACCTGGATTTTTTGATTTGCATCTCTTTCGGGAAGGCAAATTTTTTCTTAGCCTGAATTTTTGACTTGTCAATGTTTGAGGTAAGTCAATCTTTTCTTAGCCTGAATTTTTTGACTTGCCCCTGTTTGGGGTAAGTCAATCTTTTCTTAGTTTGAATTTTTGTTGACTTGCCAATGTTTGCGGTAAGTCAATTTTGCTATAGGGTTTGAAGCCTGTTACATATTGCATGTTTATGTTTGTATGTgttttttgcttttacttttttttaGTTGTATTTATTTTTCTTGTTTCTTACTTGATTTTTCCTTTACACTGGTGTTTTTGCATACTAGATGAGTGAAAATGTACAAGTAATACTATGCAGTATGTGTTTGAATTATGCCGGTGTATGAAAATTGCACTATTATATACTTAATCTTTGCATATTAAAAGAGTGCAATCTCAGTGCAAAGTCGCGTGGACGTTTTTTTCTTCTAAAAAGGCAATACCAGTGTTACTCATTCAGTCTTTTTTACAAATCATCattattttgtttttttgttttatttattctgGAAGGGCAATACCAATGttactaattcattctttcttagaaaacttcattattttgattttgttttattttttgtttcattTTGTTTCTTCTGAAAGGGTAGTacgaatgccactaattcattatttcttaaaaaaatttattattttgattttgatttagtttttattttattttattctttaTAAGGATAATACCAATAGTGCGCCTACTTCTCACTCTG
Above is a window of Triticum dicoccoides isolate Atlit2015 ecotype Zavitan chromosome 5B, WEW_v2.0, whole genome shotgun sequence DNA encoding:
- the LOC119310075 gene encoding abscisic acid 8'-hydroxylase 3-like encodes the protein MAFFLLLLCILISAAIVSYAHHVIRRQRQGCAHGRHEQAALKLPPGSMGLPYIGETLQLYSQDPSVFLSSKQKRYGEIFKTHLLGCPCVMLASPEAARFVLVSRANLFKPTYPRSKERLIGPSALFFHQGDYHLRLRRLVQGPLGPEALRKLVPDIEAAVRATLAAWADGDVASTFHAMKRLSFDVGIVTIFGGRLDERRKEELRRNYAVVEKGYNSFPNSFPGTLYYKAIQARRRLNGVLSDILHERRERGEPGDDLLGCLMRSRAGGDDGDEGALLTDEQVADNVIGVLFAAQDTTASVLTWIVKYLHDRPKLLEAVTAEHAAIHEANDGGRRPLTWAQTRSMTLTHRVILESLRMASIISFTFREAVADVEYKGFLIPKGWKVMPLFRNIHHSPDYFQDPQKFDPSRFKVAPRPSTFTPFGSGVHACPGNELAKLEMLVLIHHLVTGYRWEVVGSSDDVEYSPFPVPQNGLLARLRRDDSVCVGRKGCPTDDNYDDEDEVIV